The sequence ATGTTATCGGCGACAAACTCGGCGCTATTAAAGGTCGGCGTGATTATGGACACGCGTAAACTGCTTTTTGGCAACTCATTTACCACCTTCATCCCCCTAAAATGGAGCATCGAGGTCTTCGTTTTTTTAACAACTACGTTTCTCAAAAAACACTCTTGCCCTCAAATCGCCAGACCAACATACCGATATACTTATCACTTCACAAAACCGTCATAACCTTTTTCAAGCCTCCCGAACCCAGCCACAACCTTTTCGAAATGAGCCGAAAACTCATACCGCGCTTCATAACAACTAAAAGCGCGTTCCCTCCGGCTGTCATATTCCGCCAATATTTTTTCTATAGCCTCTTTCATCTGCTCCGGAGACTCTATACACTCTCCACATCCATACTTTTCTATCACTGTTCGTATGCTCGGATAATTATTTGTAATTACCGGCAATCCTGACTTAAGATAATGTGCCAGCTTTCCGGAAGCCGAGCCAATAAGCATAAAATTGCTACTCAGATTTCTGTAAAGCGCAATTCCTATGTCGGCGGAAGACAATAGTGCAGCCAAGTCTTTATACTGTACCGGAGTTTGTGAAATCTTTATATTTTCCCCTATGTTCTTCTCGATCTTTGCCATATACTCCTTATCTATCCCGCCGTTGCTATGTAAGACCAAAGTCCAATCGCTTGGCCACTGACGCGCCGCCCGGATTATTTCCTCACACAGGGCCCAATCAGCAATATATCCTGCATATAATATAATCTTATTGCCTTGTGGGATATTTAATTTCACCCTAAGCCAATCTGAGCGCTCGACATGCGGCGCGCCTATCGCCGAAACCGGAACAATATAAATGGATTCCTTCGCAATACCGCTTCTTTCGTACAATATCCTTGCCCTGTCCATATCCTGTATTATTGTAAATGCAGCGCCACGATTTAACTTTTTCTCTATATCTTCAAGAATCTTCAAATCAACGGTTTTTCTGTCATCGTCGAGCATCCCAAGCTCCATATTATAATATACATACGGAACGCCTTGTGTGTCGGCAAGCGCGC is a genomic window of Deltaproteobacteria bacterium containing:
- a CDS encoding glycosyltransferase translates to MEKKIGVCIYNYGLGNSPSLINMGGELVRAGYLVDYFTYKSVPGYDGGENEGIRVYCLDGVKPAEIAGGSGGVSLTGLIRRRAVTFILAYKGLRVISKIFEYVVRKILLADVAVAVDVAQKILENNTYFCFIGIEPAGLAMASALADTQGVPYVYYNMELGMLDDDRKTVDLKILEDIEKKLNRGAAFTIIQDMDRARILYERSGIAKESIYIVPVSAIGAPHVERSDWLRVKLNIPQGNKIILYAGYIADWALCEEIIRAARQWPSDWTLVLHSNGGIDKEYMAKIEKNIGENIKISQTPVQYKDLAALLSSADIGIALYRNLSSNFMLIGSASGKLAHYLKSGLPVITNNYPSIRTVIEKYGCGECIESPEQMKEAIEKILAEYDSRRERAFSCYEARYEFSAHFEKVVAGFGRLEKGYDGFVK